From the Cyanobium sp. M30B3 genome, the window CCCGGGTGGGGTCGAACTTCTCCACACCCCGCACCAGCCCGATCGTTCCCTCCTGGATCAGGTCCAGCAGCTCCATGTTCCGCTTGGTGTATTTCTTCGCCACGCTCACCACCAGCCGCAGGTTCGCCGCCACCATCCGCTCCTTCGCCCGCCGGCCCGCACGCACGCGCTTGCGCAGCACCTGCTCGCTCAAACCCGCCGCCGCCGCCAGCTCCTCCTGGCTCGGCGCCGTGCCGCCAGCGCGCATCGTGAGCTCCTGCTCCAGCTCCTCGATCGCCACCAGCTCCTGCACCTGACGGCCCAGCGTGATCTCCTGCTCGTGCGTCAGCAGCGGCACCCGGCCGATGTCCCGCAGATAGCTGCGGACCAGGTCACCACCACCGCCACCGCTGCCAGCGGAGGGTTCCTGGGATGCTCCCCGGGAGCCGTTCGAGCTGGCAACGGCTGGCGCAGCCACGGCAAGGATGGTCATGACGGGCAGTTACGAAACATTCCTGTTTCGTAAACTTACCATCCTTTGCCCGGGGCGCCCCCTGGCGAGGATGGCTGAATGGCTGCTGAACGGCTGCAGAAACTGATCGCCGCGGCCGGACTCTGCTCCCGACGCGGCGCGGAGGAGCTGCTGCGCCAGGGCCGGGTGCGGGTGAATGGCGCCCGGGCGGGCCTGGGCGACCGCGCCGATCCCGAGCGGGACGCCATCGCGGTGGACGGCCGGCCCCTGGGGGCCGCTGCCACTCCCCTGCTGGTGCTGCTCAACAAACCCGCCGGGGTGGTGAGCAGCTGCCGGGATCCCCGCGGCCGGCCCACCGTGCTCGATCTGTTGCCGCCAGCCCTGCGCCGGGGCCAGGCCCTGCACCCGGTGGGCCGGCTGGACGCCGACAGCCGCGGCGCCCTGCTGCTCACCAACCAGGGGGACCTCACCCTGCGCCTCAGCCATCCCCGCTACGGCCACCGCAAGACCTACCGGGTGTGGGTGTCCGGCCAGCCCGGCGCCGAGGCGTTGCGGCGCTGGGCGGCGGGGGTGCCCCTGGAGGAAGGCCCCAGTGCGCCGGTGGGCGTGACGGTGCTGCAGCGCCGGCCGGACCGTTGCCTGCTGGAGCTGGAGATGGGCGAGGGGCGCAACCGCCAGATCCGTCGCACCGCAGCCCTGCTGGGCTATCCGGTGCTCGATCTGCAGCGGGTGGCGATCGGACCACTGGCCCTCGCCGACCTGCCGGAGGGGGAGTGGCGCCACCTGGAGCGCCGAGAATGGGACGTCCTGGCCGCATCAGTCCCCTGATCCGCCCTGCCCCATCCCCCCTGCGTGCCCGCCTCAGCCGCCTTTGGCGGCGGCGGAAGCCAGCGGCCGCCACCACGACCGCCGCAGTGCCAGCGGCCGATCCCCTGATCGCCGCCGGCCAGCTGTTGCGCGAGGCCCGGGAGCGGCGCGGCCTGGGGCTGCGTCAGCTGGCCCAGGAGACCCGCATCAGCACTCCGGTGTTGGAGGCCCTGGAGCGGGGCTGGCGGGATCGCCTGCCCGAGTCCACCTATCTGCGCACGATGCTGCCGCTGATCGAGCGGCACCTGGAGCTGGAACCGGCCAGCCTGCAGAAGCTGCTGCCCAGTGAACCCCTGCCAGGGCAGAAGCTGCGCGGATCCAGCCTGCTGCGCCGCTTCACCCCCGGCTCGATCGACGTGTTCACCACCTGGCAGGGCACCGTGCTCTACGGCGTGCTCACCCTGGGGCTGATCTACGCCCTCAACCTGCAGCAGCAGCGCCTGGCGCGTGCCGGCTGGCGGGCGGTGGCCCCCCTGCCGGTGGCCCCGGAGCCCACCAGCGCGCGTCGGGGCAAGGCTGGCGGCCAGCCGAGCCGGGGCACCAGCCTGCTGCTGGAGGGCTACCCGGAGCTGCGCCCCCTGGACCAGGCCGGCCAGGGTCAGGCGCTGCGGCTGTGGCGCCGGGCCAGCTCGCCGTAGCCCTGCAGCGGTCCGTCCAGGGCCGCCACCGGGCCCGTCAGCCGCCAGGTCCAGTTGGCCCCCAGGGTGCCCGGGGTGTTGAAGCGGGCCTCGTGGCCCAGCTCCAGCAGGTCCTGCAGGGGCACCACCGCCAGCTCCGCCGGGCTGGCCAGGGCCAGCTCGAGCAGCTGCCAGCCCGGGGCAGTCACCGGGGCCTGGAGCTGGTGCTCCAGCCGCTGGCGACTGGCGTGATCGAGGTCGTGCCACCAGCCGATCGCCGTGGCGTTGTCGTGGGTGCCGGTGTACACCACCCAGCGGCTGCCCTGGATGTTGGCGGGCAGGTAGGGGTTGTCGTCGTTGCCGTCGAAGGCGAACTGGAGGATCTTCATGCCCGGCAGGGCGAAGCGGTCGCGCAGGGCCTCCACCGCCGGGGTGATCACGCCGAGGTCCTCGGCCACCAGGGGCAGGCGGCCGGCGCGCAGACGGCCGCGCAGCATCTGGTGCCACCACAGCAGGGTGAGTAGAACTCCTCCAGGGGAGGGCTGCCAGCAGCCGTTCTCGGCCGTGGTGTCGCCGCCAGGAACCCGCCAATAGGCCTCCAAGGCACGGAAGTGGTCGAGGCGGAGCAGGTCGAACAGCTGCAGCTGGCGGCTGAGCCGGCCCAGCCACCAGGCAAAGCCGCCCAGCCAGTGCCGCGGCCAGCGGTACACCGGCGTGCCCCAGAGCTGGCCGGTGGCGGAGAAGTAGTCGGGCGGCACGCCGCTCTGGGCTTCCAGGCTGCCGCCGCCGCCAGGCGCCAGGGAGAACAGGCCGGGATGGCTCCACACATCGGCGCTGTCGTGGGCCACGTAGAAGGGCAGGTCGCCGAACAGGGCCACACCCAGGCCATGGGCCTGGCGGCGCAGGGCCTGCCACTGGCCCTGCAGCTGCCACTGCAGCAGCTGTTCCTCAAGCAGCAGCGGCGCCTGCTGGCGGTCGAAGCGGGCCAGGGCGCCGCGCTGGCGGCGGGCCAGGGGCTGGGGCCACTGCCACCAGGGCAGGCCGTCATGCAGGCGGCGCAACACCATGAAACGGCAGTGGTCGCGCAGCCAGAAGGCCTCACGGCGGCACCAGCGCCGGAAGGCACGCTGGCGGCGGGGGTGCTGCAGCGGCCAGGCCAGCCGCAGGGCCTCACCCAGGGCCTGGCTGCGGCGCTGCTGCAGCGCCGGGTCGAGCCGGTCGCCATGGGCCGCCGGCAGGGCGGCGGCGGCGGCGGCCCCGAGGTAGCCCTGCTGCACCAGCTGCTCGGCATCCAGCAGCCAGGGGTTGAGGGCCGAGCCGCTGGGGGAGCTGTAGGGGGATCCGGTGCCGTCGGTGGGGGCCAGGGGCAGCAGCTGCCACACGCCGATGCCATGGCGGCCGAGCAGGTTGAGCCAGTCGGAGGCGGCCTGGCCGAAGCTGCCGCAGCCGCCCCCCCCGGGCAGGGAGGTGGGATGGAGCAGCACCCCGGCCCGCCGCTGGGGAGCACTCACGCGTCTGGCAGCCGGTAGCGGCTGATGATCGTCTGGGCGAAGGCCGGGATGTGGGCCGCCGCCTTGCCGGGGTGATTCCGCCGCAGCCACAGGGCGTTGCGGGTGAAGTGGGAGTCGATCGAGAAGCGGCCGTATTCCAGGCCCCTGGGGCCGAAGCGCTCCACAAAGAAGCCGATCAGCCTGGCCAGCCACAGGGGCAGCTTCACCGCCTTGTCGTAGGCCTCGATGCCCTGCTGCACCGCCGCCTGGCGGTCGCCCTGGCTGGTCACGGGCGCCACGTCGAGTTCCGCCTCCACCAGATCCAGCAGCACCTGGCCCCTGGGATTGCGCACCGTGAGCCACTGGCGCCCGAAGCTGGCGCCCATGTAGCCCACCACCAGGTCGGCGCCGGCATTGGTGTAATCGAAGCAGCTCAGGCAGCTGGGGGCGAACACGTCCTTGAGCTTCGGGGTGTCGAGGCCGAAGAAGGGCACCGTTTCCTCGCGGCCGTCGCTGTGGCGGAAGTGGATGCGGAAGTCCTGCATGAACTCGTAGTGCACCACCGTGTGCGGGGAGCTCACGGTGCTCTCCAGGAAGGTCTGCAGGCCCTGGCGGCTCACGTTGTCGACGCAGGGCAGCCCGAGCACATAGAGCTCATCGAGCGGCAGGGTGGGCTGCACGGCCCGCAGGGCCTGGATCTGGCAGCCCACGCCGATGGCCAGGAGCTTCCTGATGCCGCTGCCGGGCAGCTGCTCGAGCACCTCCAGATTGGGCGAGAGGGTGGGCTTGTTCACCCGGGCGCTGAGCACCTCCTCCGGGGTGCGGGCCAGGCGCGGCACGGGGGTGAAGCGGTCGTCCGGGCTCTGGCCCACGCACAGCACCGCGTCCACCAAGCCCGTTTCCAGGGCGCGCACGCCGATGCGGCTCACGATGCCGGTCCACTGGGCGCCCGCGATCGGCCGCTGCAGCCGGGCGGTGAGCATGCGCTGCTGCACGCCGAAATAGAGCTCGTCCTCGTTCTCCAGATCACGGCTGCGGCCATGGGCCTGCTCCTCCATCGCCTCGAAGCGCTGCTCGAGGAAGGCGCAGCTGCTCTTCACATAGGCCACCCAGCGGCTGTCGCAGAGGCCGCACTGGCTGCAGAGGTCCTTGGCGGGGTAGACGCTGCCCTTGGCCAGGGGCCGGGCCTTCTCATGGGGAGCCGGCACGGGCAGGCCGATCACTGGCCACAACCTATCGGCTGCACCCACCAACGGGGTCCCTGCAGGGGATTGGGTCAGAGTGGGGGCATCTGAATGTCGGGACGCCCGTCCCTCCGCCTCGCCGCGATGTCGCCCCGCGCCAGCCGAACGCCTCCCCAGGAACCAGCACCGCGCGGACGACTCCGCCTTCCCCGCATCGGCCTGCCCGGCATCCGGCTGCCGCGGGTGAGCGGCCGCCAGCTGGTGCACGCCGGCCTGGCCGCCGCCGGCGCCCTGGCCAGCGTCACCGTCATCGACCTGATCTGGCCCCTGAACCAGGCCCAGCCGATGGCCGAGGCGGGCGCCCTCAGCGCAGTGGCCAAACCCGCCAACCGGGCGGTGACGCTGCTGGTGATCGGCCTGGACAGCGACCGGCTCAGCGACGTGGCCAACAACGCCGCACCGGCCGGCGCCGCCAATGCCGATGCCCTGATGCTCGTGCGCTTCAACCCGGGCGGGCCGGTGCAGGCGCTGCAGATCCCGGCCAACCTGGCGGTGCTGGTGCCCGGAGAGAAGAAGCCCCGCTCCCTGGGCAGCCTCTACCGCAGCGGCGGAGCGGCCCTCACCGCCGACGCCGTGCGCGAGCTGGCGGGCCTGCCCAGCGGCAAGCCCGACCGCTATCTGGTGATCAGCCGCCAGGGGCTGCGCCTGCTGGCCGATCGCCTGGGCGGCGTGGAGGCCAACCCCAGCCGCACGATGCGCCACAGTGACAACAGCCAGAAGCTGAAGATCGATCTGCAGAGCGGCCTGCAGCGGCTCAATCCCACCCAGCTGGAACACCTGGCCCGCTGGCGTGATCCGAAACAACCCGTGGAAACCCGGCTCACCAACCTGCAGGAGGTGGCCCGCAGCCTGCACAGCGAACTGGAGCTGCGCCAGGGGCAGCTGTCGCTGCCCGACCTGGTGACGAGTCTGCAGAGTCAGGTGCAGACCAACCTCAGCCGCAGCGAGACCCTCAGCCTGCTGGTGACGGCCCTGCAGCCGGACACCGCCGTGCAGTTCACCACCCTGCCGCTGGATCCCCGCCGCAGCGGCGAAGGCCCCGCCGCCGCCAGCCCCCTGCGGGAGCGGGTGAAAGAACTGCCCAAGCCCTTCTGGATCCCGCCCAAGCCTGCCGAAAGGCCCACCTAGCACCTCCCGCCCGGC encodes:
- a CDS encoding helix-turn-helix domain-containing protein; this encodes MGRPGRISPLIRPAPSPLRARLSRLWRRRKPAAATTTAAVPAADPLIAAGQLLREARERRGLGLRQLAQETRISTPVLEALERGWRDRLPESTYLRTMLPLIERHLELEPASLQKLLPSEPLPGQKLRGSSLLRRFTPGSIDVFTTWQGTVLYGVLTLGLIYALNLQQQRLARAGWRAVAPLPVAPEPTSARRGKAGGQPSRGTSLLLEGYPELRPLDQAGQGQALRLWRRASSP
- a CDS encoding rRNA pseudouridine synthase, producing the protein MAAERLQKLIAAAGLCSRRGAEELLRQGRVRVNGARAGLGDRADPERDAIAVDGRPLGAAATPLLVLLNKPAGVVSSCRDPRGRPTVLDLLPPALRRGQALHPVGRLDADSRGALLLTNQGDLTLRLSHPRYGHRKTYRVWVSGQPGAEALRRWAAGVPLEEGPSAPVGVTVLQRRPDRCLLELEMGEGRNRQIRRTAALLGYPVLDLQRVAIGPLALADLPEGEWRHLERREWDVLAASVP
- a CDS encoding LCP family protein, which codes for MSPRASRTPPQEPAPRGRLRLPRIGLPGIRLPRVSGRQLVHAGLAAAGALASVTVIDLIWPLNQAQPMAEAGALSAVAKPANRAVTLLVIGLDSDRLSDVANNAAPAGAANADALMLVRFNPGGPVQALQIPANLAVLVPGEKKPRSLGSLYRSGGAALTADAVRELAGLPSGKPDRYLVISRQGLRLLADRLGGVEANPSRTMRHSDNSQKLKIDLQSGLQRLNPTQLEHLARWRDPKQPVETRLTNLQEVARSLHSELELRQGQLSLPDLVTSLQSQVQTNLSRSETLSLLVTALQPDTAVQFTTLPLDPRRSGEGPAAASPLRERVKELPKPFWIPPKPAERPT
- the malQ gene encoding 4-alpha-glucanotransferase, which produces MSAPQRRAGVLLHPTSLPGGGGCGSFGQAASDWLNLLGRHGIGVWQLLPLAPTDGTGSPYSSPSGSALNPWLLDAEQLVQQGYLGAAAAAALPAAHGDRLDPALQQRRSQALGEALRLAWPLQHPRRQRAFRRWCRREAFWLRDHCRFMVLRRLHDGLPWWQWPQPLARRQRGALARFDRQQAPLLLEEQLLQWQLQGQWQALRRQAHGLGVALFGDLPFYVAHDSADVWSHPGLFSLAPGGGGSLEAQSGVPPDYFSATGQLWGTPVYRWPRHWLGGFAWWLGRLSRQLQLFDLLRLDHFRALEAYWRVPGGDTTAENGCWQPSPGGVLLTLLWWHQMLRGRLRAGRLPLVAEDLGVITPAVEALRDRFALPGMKILQFAFDGNDDNPYLPANIQGSRWVVYTGTHDNATAIGWWHDLDHASRQRLEHQLQAPVTAPGWQLLELALASPAELAVVPLQDLLELGHEARFNTPGTLGANWTWRLTGPVAALDGPLQGYGELARRHSRSA
- a CDS encoding Coenzyme F420 hydrogenase/dehydrogenase, beta subunit C-terminal domain, with the translated sequence MPVPAPHEKARPLAKGSVYPAKDLCSQCGLCDSRWVAYVKSSCAFLEQRFEAMEEQAHGRSRDLENEDELYFGVQQRMLTARLQRPIAGAQWTGIVSRIGVRALETGLVDAVLCVGQSPDDRFTPVPRLARTPEEVLSARVNKPTLSPNLEVLEQLPGSGIRKLLAIGVGCQIQALRAVQPTLPLDELYVLGLPCVDNVSRQGLQTFLESTVSSPHTVVHYEFMQDFRIHFRHSDGREETVPFFGLDTPKLKDVFAPSCLSCFDYTNAGADLVVGYMGASFGRQWLTVRNPRGQVLLDLVEAELDVAPVTSQGDRQAAVQQGIEAYDKAVKLPLWLARLIGFFVERFGPRGLEYGRFSIDSHFTRNALWLRRNHPGKAAAHIPAFAQTIISRYRLPDA